A genomic segment from Glycine soja cultivar W05 chromosome 20, ASM419377v2, whole genome shotgun sequence encodes:
- the LOC114403566 gene encoding F-box/LRR-repeat protein 10 codes for MGSNEEMGLDQLPSALVATIMSKLDIASICSLASTSSTFRSCARHILSFLPTFHLLDIAPSGELLRPLLPPNPYLTNLKLDCAGLDDSAIGFLLKPSLHDLSLHNCADFSGRLLSEIGNRCNHLRSLYLGSVAEKRGRAIHISDLQELLTGCSHLEALILMFDVSLFLRHNFARVWASASEKLTSLEIGYISSVTVTELLSPNLGSQLPSNPAQPSILPSIQKLCLNVDYITDAMVGTISKGLMLLTHLDLQDAPLIEPRITFDLTNAGLQQINQLGRLKHLSLVRSQEFQITYFRRVNDLGLLLMADKCANMESICLGGFCRVTDTGFKTILHSCTRLYKLKVTHGTHLTDLVFHDISATSLTLTHVSLRRCNLLTNHAVLSLASNKVLKILDLRDCRSLGDEALQAIGTLPRLKILLLDGSDITDAGLLYLRPSVISSLYALSLRGCKRLTDKCITALFNGCCVLELRELDLSNLPNLSDNGVLLLAKSRIPFFELRMRQCPLIGDTSVMALASMLVDEAKHGSSLRLLDLFNCGGITPLAFRWLKKPYFPRLKWLGVTGSVNRDMVDALARSRPFLHVACHGEELGADPYGTSDGLYTHDYDDVDEFEQWLLEADIDSDYEEMGDAENNDEMVM; via the exons ATGGGATCGAATGAAGAAATGGGTCTGGATCAGCTCCCTTCCGCTCTGGTTGCGACCATCATGTCCAAACTGGACATTGCATCCATCTGTTCATTGGCTTCCACCTCATCCACCTTCCGCTCCTGCGCCCGACACATCCTCTCCTTTCTCCCCACTTTCCACCTCCTC GACATTGCGCCTTCGGGGGAGTTGCTGAGACCCTTGCTACCGCCCAATCCCTACCTCACCAATCTCAAGCTCGATTGCGCTGGCCTCGACGATTCCGCAATTGGGTTCTTGCTCAAACCCTCCTTGCACGACCTTTCTCTCCACAATTGCGCCGATTTCAGTGGCAGACTCTTGTCCGAGATCGGCAACCGATGCAACCATCTCAG GTCTCTCTATTTGGGCTCCGTGGCTGAGAAAAGAGGGAGGGCAATTCATATTTCTGATCTCCAGGAGTTACTCACCGGTTGCTCCCACTTGGAA GCACTGATTCTGATGTTTGACGTCTCTCTCTTTCTACGTCACAACTTTGCTCGAGTATGGGCTTCTGCCTCAGAGAAACTCACTTCTCTTGAGATTGGCTACATTTCTTCAGTGACAGTGACTGAACTGCTTAGCCCAAATTTGGGATCCCAGCTGCCCTCAAATCCTGCTCAACCATCCATACTTCCAAGCATTCAGAAACTGTGTCTTAATGTAGACTATATAACTGATGCTATGGTTGGTACAATATCCAAAGGTCTCATGCTTTTGACCCATTTGGATCTTCAAGATGCACCACTGATTGAACCAAGAATTACATTTGACCTAACCAATGCTGGTCTTCAACAAATTAATCAACTTGGGAGATTGAAACATCTTTCATTGGTTCGAAGCCAAGAGTTCCAAATTACCTACTTCCGAAGAGTGAATGATCTGGGATTACTTCTAATGGCTGACAAGTGTGCAAACATGGAGAGCATATGCCTTGGTGGCTTTTGTCGTGTCACAGACACTGGTTTCAAAACTATCCTGCATTCTTGCACTCGCTTATACAAGCTTAAGGTCACTCATGGGACTCATTTAACTGATCTAGTTTTTCATGATATTTCCGCAACATCCCTTACTTTAACACATGTTAGCTTAAGACGGTGCAATCTGTTAACTAACCATGCTGTTTTGAGTTTGGCATCAAACAAGGTACTTAAAATTCTTGACTTGAGAGATTGCAGGAGCCTTGGGGATGAAGCTCTCCAGGCCATTGGCACTCTTCCAAGACTGAAAATTTTACTATTAGATGGCTCTGATATAACAGATGCAGGACTTTTGTACTTAAGACCATCTGTTATTAGCTCACTGTATGCATTGTCGCTTCGAGGGTGCAAGAGACTTACAGATAAATGCATCACAGCTCTATTTAATGGCTGCTGTGTGCTGGAATTACGAGAACTGGATCTATCTAATCTTCCTAACCTCTCAGATAATGGAGTTCTGCTGCTGGCAAAAAGTCGGATTCCCTTTTTTGAACTCCGTATGCGACAGTGCCCTCTAATTGGTGATACTTCAGTTATGGCATTAGCTTCAATGCTGGTTGATGAGGCCAAACATGGAAGCAGTTTGCGATTATTGGATCTTTTTAACTGTGGTGGCATTACACCGCTTGCTTTTCGCTGGTTGAAGAAACCATATTTTCCAAGGCTCAAATGGTTGGGAGTGACCGGAAGTGTTAATAGAGACATGGTAGATGCTTTAGCCAGAAGCAGACCATTCTTACATGTGGCATGCCATGGTGAGGAGCTTGGGGCTGATCCCTATGGCACTTCAGATGGGTTATACACACATGATTATGATGACGTGGATGAATTTGAGCAGTGGCTTCTTGAAGCTGATATTGATAGTGACTACGAAGAGATGGGCGATGCTGAAAATAATGATGAAATGGTTATGTGA